A genomic segment from Amygdalobacter nucleatus encodes:
- the tyrS gene encoding tyrosine--tRNA ligase: MISKEEQAKIREHSLALAKAVIGDKNIFDVLKERGYLMQCTNEDGVREYLATPGKYLYTGFDPTADSLHIGHFLPIMVMAYLQAAGHHPIALMGGGTGMIGDPSGRTDLRKILTAETVQHNVDCIQDQMGILLDFSNEKAVLVNNADWILGLNYIDFLRDIGSQFSVNRMLTAECYKNRMERGLTFLEFNYMLLQAFDFLCLYRKFGLRLEMGGDDQWSNILAGIDLVRRKEQAEGFGCTFTLLTNSEGMKMGKTAKGAVWINEDKLPVYDFYQYWRNVGDADVLKFLRLLTFTPLSEIAEYEHLTGSELNPIKEILAFRITEIVHGTEKATKAQAKAKALFAGNIADNATTYTVEDPSQSLLDMLVSLKLVPSKSEARRLMQQGGISVDDQVCTDINTHIPIDKLQAGFIVKRGKKNFYRLISK; the protein is encoded by the coding sequence ATGATTAGTAAAGAAGAACAAGCAAAAATAAGGGAACATAGCCTTGCTTTGGCTAAGGCTGTCATTGGTGACAAAAACATTTTTGATGTCTTAAAAGAACGTGGCTATCTCATGCAATGCACAAATGAAGATGGCGTTCGTGAATACTTAGCCACCCCTGGCAAATACCTCTATACAGGTTTTGATCCAACTGCAGATAGTTTACACATCGGTCACTTCTTACCAATTATGGTCATGGCTTATTTGCAAGCAGCTGGTCATCATCCAATTGCGTTGATGGGCGGCGGTACAGGTATGATTGGTGATCCATCAGGCCGTACAGATTTGCGTAAAATTTTGACTGCTGAAACAGTGCAGCACAATGTTGATTGTATTCAAGACCAGATGGGTATCTTACTCGACTTTTCTAACGAAAAAGCTGTCTTAGTCAACAATGCCGATTGGATTTTAGGTTTAAACTACATTGATTTCTTGAGAGATATTGGTTCACAATTTTCTGTGAATCGCATGTTGACAGCTGAGTGCTACAAGAACCGCATGGAAAGAGGTCTCACCTTCTTAGAGTTCAATTACATGCTCTTACAAGCTTTTGATTTCCTCTGCCTTTATCGCAAATTTGGTCTCCGCTTGGAAATGGGCGGTGATGACCAATGGTCAAACATTCTAGCTGGCATTGATTTAGTTCGCCGCAAAGAACAAGCTGAAGGCTTCGGTTGCACCTTTACCCTCTTAACCAATTCTGAGGGTATGAAGATGGGTAAAACAGCTAAGGGTGCCGTCTGGATCAACGAAGATAAGTTGCCAGTTTATGACTTCTATCAATATTGGCGCAATGTTGGCGATGCTGATGTGCTCAAGTTCTTGCGTCTCTTAACTTTCACTCCATTAAGTGAAATTGCTGAATATGAACACTTAACAGGCTCTGAGCTAAATCCAATTAAGGAAATACTTGCCTTTAGAATTACTGAAATTGTCCATGGTACTGAAAAAGCTACTAAGGCACAAGCTAAGGCCAAAGCTTTGTTTGCAGGTAATATCGCTGATAACGCTACAACTTACACAGTTGAAGATCCTAGTCAAAGTCTCTTGGATATGCTAGTAAGCTTAAAACTCGTGCCATCTAAGAGTGAGGCTCGTCGTCTGATGCAACAAGGAGGTATCTCTGTTGATGACCAAGTTTGCACCGACATTAATACACATATTCCAATCGACAAGTTACAGGCTGGCTTTATCGTAAAGAGAGGCAAAAAGAATTTCTATCGCTTGATTAGTAAATAA